In the Leptolyngbya sp. FACHB-261 genome, one interval contains:
- a CDS encoding photosystem II manganese-stabilizing polypeptide, whose translation MRYRALITALIALCFGLLTACSDAPTSSGPLTYDQIRGTGLANNCPQLEGVSRGNIPIDSGKSYQISDLCLQPTEFFVKEEPTNKRQAAQFVPGKLLTRSTSTIAYVKGKLEPTQAGTLRFVEEDGLDYQPITVQLPGGERVALLFTVKGLVAETQPGLSAISTSTDFEGDFRVNTYRTANFLDPKGRGLTAGYDNAVALPAQSDREDLTEKNIKRELTLPGHLSLQVARVDNSTGEIAGTFESEQTSDTDMGAEEPREVKIRGLFYARVDPSEA comes from the coding sequence ATGAGGTATCGCGCTCTAATCACCGCCCTGATTGCTCTGTGTTTTGGCCTGTTGACTGCTTGCAGTGATGCTCCAACCAGTAGTGGTCCCCTAACCTACGACCAGATCAGAGGAACTGGTCTCGCTAACAACTGCCCTCAGCTTGAGGGCGTCAGCCGAGGCAACATTCCTATTGATTCTGGCAAGTCCTACCAAATCTCTGATTTGTGCCTCCAGCCCACCGAATTTTTCGTTAAGGAAGAACCGACCAATAAGCGGCAAGCTGCCCAATTCGTCCCTGGTAAATTACTGACCCGTTCAACCTCAACGATTGCCTATGTGAAAGGCAAGTTAGAGCCTACCCAAGCGGGTACTCTGCGCTTCGTTGAAGAAGATGGCCTTGATTACCAGCCGATCACAGTTCAATTACCTGGTGGTGAGCGCGTTGCTCTGCTATTTACGGTGAAGGGATTGGTGGCTGAAACGCAACCGGGTCTGTCTGCAATTAGCACCTCTACAGACTTTGAAGGCGATTTCAGAGTCAACACCTATCGTACTGCTAACTTTCTCGATCCCAAAGGCCGTGGTTTAACTGCTGGCTATGACAACGCGGTTGCCCTTCCTGCTCAGTCTGATCGGGAAGATTTGACAGAGAAGAATATCAAGCGTGAACTTACATTGCCTGGTCATCTGTCTCTTCAAGTCGCTCGTGTAGATAACTCCACAGGTGAAATCGCCGGTACCTTCGAGAGTGAGCAAACCTCGGACACTGATATGGGTGCAGAGGAACCTAGAGAAGTCAAAATCCGTGGGCTATTCTACGCTCGTGTGGACCCCTCTGAGGCCTAG
- the aat gene encoding leucyl/phenylalanyl-tRNA--protein transferase, translated as MSVSKLRFDIPTIINNYAQGYFLMAEGPRDRLGWYSSRQRALIPLDKGFRYPRSLQRVLNQNRFSVAINQAFADVVEGCANRESTWISPELKTIYHALYEAGWAHSFETWQGDQLAGGILGLAIGGAFIGESMFFAIPEGSKVAMVKLVEHLRQQGFILFDAQMNNPHLDRFGAYTISDQEYQHLLQQAVRKACHL; from the coding sequence ATGAGCGTGAGCAAATTGCGGTTCGACATCCCCACCATCATTAACAACTACGCTCAAGGCTATTTCCTAATGGCGGAGGGACCCCGTGACCGCCTGGGCTGGTATAGCAGCAGACAGCGAGCGCTCATCCCTTTAGACAAGGGCTTCCGCTATCCTCGCTCTCTCCAACGAGTTCTCAACCAAAACCGATTTTCAGTTGCCATAAATCAAGCTTTTGCTGACGTGGTTGAGGGTTGTGCGAATCGAGAAAGCACCTGGATCTCCCCAGAATTGAAGACCATTTATCACGCCCTATACGAAGCGGGGTGGGCTCACAGCTTTGAGACTTGGCAGGGAGACCAGCTTGCAGGTGGGATTCTGGGACTTGCCATTGGTGGCGCTTTCATCGGCGAATCAATGTTCTTCGCCATTCCTGAGGGTTCCAAAGTCGCGATGGTTAAACTTGTAGAACATCTGCGACAGCAGGGCTTTATCCTCTTTGACGCACAGATGAACAACCCCCACCTCGATCGTTTTGGGGCCTATACCATTTCTGATCAGGAGTACCAGCACTTGCTGCAACAGGCAGTCCGCAAAGCCTGTCATCTGTAA